The nucleotide sequence ttgaattgtcaaattatgaatttaatttataataagttataataaattatgaaaccgtaaattatatatattcttttttatatattaaatatatatataatttatataatatatatatatatatatatatatatatattataaattataaatatatataattataatatatataattttatatatcaaataaaataattagacaacaatttataaaatttatttgtaaaaattcatgtgtttattgaatttataattattatgcaagaaacttaatttttattaatatctttaataaaaccATTAATaccttttataatataatatatttatataatatatattttaatttcattcctcgaatcattttatattttaataattttattccataattcgaaatgaataaataaacattttattatttaatttatgtaattgtttgaaaatacaaaaattaattctaatttattttaaaatcatattattcaataataaataatattttaataaaattgtctgctaaattttatgaatattttcatatttttaaatataaaaattaaatttaaaaatattaaaaatttattttttttatgatacaaGTTTAATCatgaatgtttataattataatatatgatataaaaagatttatgcggatgaaataacatattctagatgaatttattgttataattagcAATAACACAAATAGTGATATACAAATAGtcgaaataaatcatattgtactttatttatttattttttttattacttttatgaaCAATTATAGCCATATTTTCTGATATGGTAGgtatacaaataaaacaagtttttgcttttatattttcctccATTCTACTATGATAGatgaacaaatatatcaaacatTTGATTTTACAATGTGAGTGatctaaaatcaaaaatttatgtattattgtgaaaaatcaaacatatattccatttcgttcattatatatgaatatgtaaaattaaatacgtttttaaatttcaaaatatgataatataaagattaagcttataataataatttgaatagaataataacatgatgttgtaataataacgaaaaacaTGTCACTGAAGATCATAAATTGAATGATGAATCATAACGCTTAAGGGGTTAATAAATAAGgttaaaatactttaatatacaacaattttcaaaGACCTTCAATCACACGAATATAATTAACACcccatatatattcattatttactcataatatgttataattatatatttaataatatatttataattatatattataatactttataattctataaaatcattaatatttttgtcaaattccttaagtttcttttattaaattacatatttttcaagtaaaaCCTATTTCTttgacattttataaaatataaaaaaatataaaaaaatttttataaaacattctataaacatttataaaaaatatatttaatagatataaacttttatcagagtatattcttttattaaattatatacatcacTATTTGAAGAGCACATGTATCTTAAAGAAGAACTTAGCAATAATgcacgaaaataattaatctagcAATGTTAAGGTGActtttgtcattttttcattcaatcgtaatttgtaaaaaaaatgatctgtCATGGTTTTAATGAACAAAATCAGTGACTTTTGAATGACTTTATATAACgtattatattgtttcaaaatacTAGTCAGAACTTTTCATTGCGACAAGTACCATCAATTATTTGAATGTTCAACACACTTTgaataggaaaaagaaaaaatttaagaaacgtATGTTTTCTTCAAAGTTCGTGTGGCAACGATGGGTCAATGCTGAATGAATCACGGTCTAAGGTggttattagaaattttgtaattgtttcACGACCTTTATGATTTTAACTATCGGTTTGCGTGCCTGGAACGGTTtcaatcgctctttcgaaacttCTGACAAACTTAAATTATGTAGGATCTTAAGAAGAGAAGTGTTAATTTTCGATGAgctcaaagaaaaatttttaagagataTGATGAAAGTTAAGATGGGTTGTCAAATATAATGAgggattatttagaaaatatgatCATCATAACTAAatgattcattaaaattcataattttggtaaaaaaaaagtgtcaaaatctttttatattgtttaaattaatttttatttattattgttttaaaaatcattcttctTTAGTTTTAgaactttttttctattttcatacaatttgttttctttatttatatttgctaaaaaattaaaaaataatagaaaatggttataagaagaaagattgtcaaatttaaaaaaaattagatattaaaattatgaaactcaaaaaattttctttttgattaagttatcaaaaattatcaaaaatctattaaatataaaaaacgaatattaaataaaaacattaaaatgatatttatctctatttgtattaattcaaaaatcttgCAAAACACATTTATTATGTCATCACATCTATAAATATCTAAGaatatatcttgaaatttcataaaaaatgacattgagaaaagaaattttactgTTACATGTGCCCTTTCAAGCAGTTAAGTAAGATTATTCCgaggatatttttcataaaactttAAACATTAGgaacattttctatttaaatgacgaatcttacataataatataatatattaataataattattataattatatacaaaatattaatacatatatttatattcaaaatatattttttcatgatcGATTCTAAaagttagaataaatataggatattttgatatacaaaaatttcgtttgaagcttatttattaaaaaaaaatcataaataatttgaattagttAGATAAAGATAGgaataaaattctcattttctttctatttcccttcatctaatataattgattctcTAAATATCCCACGAATgttgaatttaatatcttctataaaagcatttaaatgcattaataattcaatattgacCCATGattctaagaaattttattacattctgctaaatgcaataaaaaaaaacgtaatatTATCACAATGTGGCTAATCGTATATTACATAATCGCCATTTACCTCGTGGagatatggaatatatatgtatatgaatttttctatagatattcgaataataaaaattttaccgtataattatatataataattaagtaatataagCATCGACACACATTTAAAAATGTCTACTTTATTTAATAGCTTGGAACGCCATTATTGGCGTTGAAAATGTCTTTCACCTTAGACCTTTTACAAACTTGCTGTTTCGGATTTTCATTGAAGCTTCACTTCACCAAGTTGAACGTATTTGCCATGGAGTTTCGACACGTCTTCTGTCATGTAATCGATACCCTTCAAGCGATAACATTTTCTCCCCCGTGATAATTCTCGTGTTCTGCCGGTAAGCATGAAATTATGTTTGACTTTCGTAACTTTCGGCCCAAGAACGATGTAGTACAAGCGTGTCATTGTAAAATTTAGAACGATAATTggaactattaaattttaataatcgacaatgtttttttttttttgcatgcgagaaaattgaaaataattttcatagttaattatataatttgtgaaaaaaaattgagtaaTTTGTGTAATAgacatgaaaaaattttgtacataatTTAACTTATTGTTAAGGATTTCGAaatcaaattacaattattatttaaaaaataattctgcatgtaattctttaaaattatacaataataaaatgataattattgttttctttcttcgagttTGATGTTTTATCGttgattataatcaatatcattaaaggaagaaaaaattattgtaaattatatatttaatttaattagaatttataataaaaatattaaaatcttggtataaacaaataatcaaaatattcgtataattttattattaaaatagatataaaaatatttgtagaaaatacttaaatatgaattttgtattttctcaaataatatttttgttagtaaattattttaaaattatcttaattattttgtcaCATTATGTTAagtatcaaaatcaaattagaatcttttatctttcgatttaattatataattgagaaaagtttattaattttaatgaaaaaatgaagcaaaatagtaaaagaattccttttttcattaaatatatatatagattcaaGATGGCGATTGTTGCATCTGTACTTAATCTCATTACTCTCTTGATGTAGCgccattttttttgaattaatgaaattgaaaaataaataattttaattcaacgatAAGATAGTTCAATTAGAaggatttttgaagaattatatataaagaaaaaataaaaaatcttataattattttatatttttgttaattttattattttcttgctacgctttatatatttatttgtaccaATCGTATAGAGGAAAGGAGACAAtagaaagatgaagaaaaaaaaagaatacttttCGGCAAAacgctttttatttatatacaaaaatcacAAGTTAAAagtatacgtataatatatactatcgACGCTCGATACGTGTCCTCGCAGCTGCGATAGCGTCGTCATTTTTTCGCGTTTTACGTTTGTGAAAGCAGCGTGCGCGCATCGGCACGATCCTGTCGTAAACTGTTGAACAGTGCGCATTACTTTCATCTATACAGGTAAGATAAAGAATCTCGAAATATACAGTTATTATATACCGGCTGGCTCTcgccttaattttttttttttctgttacaTATAATCCTAGATTAATATACCacactatatttatttttatggtcGCATCGGAGGCTCAGGGTCGGTTCTGTCCATGGCAAGCTAGCTCGAAATCAGGTCACGTTTGAGGTATTGGTTGGGCTGATTAACCTGTGGGACGGGAATACTGttaattgtaagaaaataGTTTCGTGTTCGTTAACGTAATTCCTGGTAGAATTTCTGTGTTTCATTTGTAGAACGAGCAAAAAAGCACATTAGCAGGAAACAAAATGGcgcgattaatattaattataatattaattatttgatatttactatcatttccttttttttataaataaacatttactagaaaatgaatttatatatacttattactatttattataatttattttatttaattgcctaatttattttcgatcatatatatatatatatatattagaaatttgattttaattattgttaaaacaacaaaaagaagaagaagaattagaaatttaattttgataaatattacattgatttgaaaataaaatacgatacATATAcaggaaaaattttgtattgaaaatttaaaatttgaattgagatatcgaataatttgtaatttactgtataaaaaatgaagattagaaattatcttttcctataaaacttatattttaaaatatttgaaaaaactagcgtaaaattaatccaatctcgaaatcaatttttaattaatatatttgataagagTAATctgatatcaataatttttatttttagaataattcataGAAATACCTTCTGTCAGATTCATTCTTcgtaagaaaatgaattttaattagtttctaaatttttaaacattacttctatttaaaaaaaataatcattttccaGTTAAAATTCCCAATTTCCAAaaactgaaattattttatgtattttatattgcttCCTTCTCCTGCTTAATGCATCATTCATTCTCAAatagattaaagaaataaaccaCGAGTGAAGATCGATTTAATCTATCGCTTATCACGTACCTCGGCCAGGCGGTCGTGGTTGGCCACCATCATCCTCTTCTGGATGAGCCGCGTTCCACTCGAGCGCCCTTTGAATCTCTGGAGGTATCGGTGGTGCCGTGGGGATATGAGAACCTTGCACTTGGAAGCCATTCTCGTCGGCTACATACGTGATACTAACTTGCTGGCCATCAGGCGCCGTGTAAGAGTCAGAGCCTTGCGAGACCACCGGTGTCTCGTTGTCTACCTGTTTAGGCTGTCCTGATTCCTGGTGGCTGATCCCATTGCTTGTCTCGAAGCtgaataacaattattcaaagtaaaatatttttaaattgtaaaatctttgatttaaaatattttcaatgtatcAAGATAGAAACTATGTATGTTTAATTATGtcaatgtatatttatgtatgtcAAATAATAGGTTACGTTAATGGATTaggttaatatatttttgttcttatttaaatattttttttcaaatttactttttattcgattactttcttttcgtatgaattaataataaaagaaaaagtaaagataattttatcattttttaatgttacttttgataaaaagtattatttatgtaataataatttgtaaaagatGAAAtccatatattttgtatttatttatagccTTAATATGTTGtaggaatattttaagaaatgataaaaagaaatttataatttctaaaatgaaagataCGTAAGAATTAATACACTGATtgcatacataaaataataattaaaacaaaatatttaaaataattattgcacaaaaataatcattgtTAATAACTGATATTCAGGTAACaagtagatattaatttttgaagaattatacCTTAATTGACACTTAACGCTGTCTAGTGAAAGCttccttttcgaaatattgtaCTAATGTTTCATCAGCATTGCATTTAGATTGCATTAGATTCATTAACACGATACTGATACTACACTACCTGATGCCGTATTATCAGATATTCATGCTAAATACACCCGATATTgataatgtaattttgaaataatcttcTAAAAGAATACGTtcgattttaatacattatacgtaattttataaatttctgatttttctaaataaataaaattttatgaattaatatttaatgaacttttaacaaaaagaataaatctaattaaataaaataaaaaaaactgttggaaaataatcattattactaattaaattctatggataaaggataaatattaatttttataaaattacattcgaatcgaaataaaaataatcgataaaatataattaacaattgtatattaaaactgaacttattataatcgaaagaaaaacattCTATCCGGTAGTCATTTCTATCTACACTATGTTCTTATGCAGAACAGAGATTTCAGTGGGCGACAATTGCGGATCATGTGAATAAGCCAGCGTCATTGGACTCAGATACCTGTTATCCTACGTCCATTGTGTTCAACGTCTGTGATTACTTTGCTCGTTGTACGCCCGTGTGGCAGCAACAGGGAGTAAAGGTCTCGTTCCGATTTGTTACATAGTGAAACAGTGGACATTTCAACTTTGAACTCGATTTTCTCTACGTTTTCCGCAAGACTAATTGTAATCCAACTGATTTCGCATGAAACTATACTCAAATGAGAtagaaatggaaatgaaattctctcattgaaatgaattaacgttatattaaatattttaacttaatataaaatggaatttaacacgatgattcaatttaaattaatttgagacACTTGAAGATTCTTCTTATCGTGTCTGGatattctgtattttttttagcatAGAGAATAGAAAAACATTGTCAGTTAATAacgaattgtaaatatttttgcaacaatttatttctttctaagtGGTGCTATATCTAGTGATGTTCGTGTACTTACTTATTGATGTAATTGCCGTCAAAGTTGACTTCCAATTGTTGAGATGTGATCACCGCATCTTTGTCAGCACCACCGCTAGGTCTTTGAGGGGCAGCTAACGTCGCTGTCGTACAAAGTACGACCGCCACTAACGCCTGGAACAATTTTTACTTCTCGTCAGGATgacacaaaa is from Apis mellifera strain DH4 linkage group LG2, Amel_HAv3.1, whole genome shotgun sequence and encodes:
- the CPR14 gene encoding cuticular protein 14 precursor produces the protein MFTIKALVAVVLCTTATLAAPQRPSGGADKDAVITSQQLEVNFDGNYINNFETSNGISHQESGQPKQVDNETPVVSQGSDSYTAPDGQQVSITYVADENGFQVQGSHIPTAPPIPPEIQRALEWNAAHPEEDDGGQPRPPGRG